From one Perca flavescens isolate YP-PL-M2 chromosome 19, PFLA_1.0, whole genome shotgun sequence genomic stretch:
- the LOC114574088 gene encoding zinc finger protein 271-like, with product MSSPQKRGGEVPKRHHCQHCDKSFTTSGYLKIHQRVHTGENLHSCDQCGAAFTRKSYLKNHQSIHTGQNLHSCDQCGATFTRQSDLKRHQGIHTGEKPYSCNQCGTAFTRQSDLKVHQRIHTGENLYSCDQCGAAFTHQSNLKLHQLIHTGEKPYSCDQCETTFRRRSNLKVHQRIHTGENLHSCDQCGAAFTHQSTLKVHQRIHTGEKPYSCEQCGKTFSRSSNLKTHQRIHTGEKPYSCDQCGATFRRRRDLKVHQRIHTGEKLYWCEHCGKTFSLSSTLKRHQRIHTAS from the exons ATGAGTTCTCCACAAAAG agaggaggagaggtacCCAAACGTCACCATTGTCAACACTGTGACAAATCCTTCACAACATCTGGATATTTAAAGATTCATCAgagagttcacactggagagaatctacacagctgtgatcaatgtggggcagctttcacacgAAAGAGTTACCTAAAAAACCATCAAAGCATTCATACTGGACAGAATCttcacagctgtgatcaatgtggggcaacTTTCACACGACAGAGTGACCTAAAAAGACATCAaggcattcacactggagagaagccgtacagctgtaATCAATGTGGGACCGCTTTCACACGACAGAGTGACCTAAAAgtacatcaacgcattcacactggagagaatctttacagctgtgatcaatgtggggcagctttcacacacCAGAGCAACCTAAAATTACATCAactcattcacactggagagaagccgtacagctgtgatcaatgtgagACAACTTTCAGGCGACGGAGTAACCTAAAAgtacatcaacgcattcacactggagagaatctTCACAGTTGTGATCagtgtggggcagctttcacacatCAGAGTACCCTAAAAgtacatcaacgcattcacactggagagaagccgtacagctgtgaacaatgtgggaaaactttttcTCGTAGTAGTAACCTTAAAACCCAtcagcgcattcacactggagagaagccgtacagctgtgatcaatgtggggcaacTTTCAGACGACGGAGAGACCTAAAAGTACAtcagcgcattcacactggagagaagctgTACTGGTGTGAACACTGTGGGAAAACTTTTTCTCTGAGTAGTACCCTTAAGAGacaccagcgcattcacactgccTCGTAG
- the LOC114545236 gene encoding zinc finger protein 239-like yields the protein MSSPQKKQREGEGPKCHHCQHCDKSFTTSTYFKIHQRVHTGENLHSCDQCGAAFTRQVKLKRHQHIHTGEKPYSCDQCGAAFTRQSNLKTHQRLHTGKNLHSCDQCGAAFIRQSHLKNHQRIHTGERPYSCDQCGAAFTQQGDLKNHQRIHTGDKPYSCDQCGKTFSLSSSLKRHQLIHTGEKPYCCEQCVSTFSQSSHLKRHQRIHTAS from the exons ATGAGTTCTCCACAAAAG aaacagagagaaggagagggaccCAAATGTCACCACTGTCAGCACTGTGACAAATCCTTCACAACATCTACATATTTTAAGATTCATCAgagagttcacactggagagaatctacacagctgtgatcaatgtggggcagcatTCACACGACAGGTTAAACTTAAAAGACATCAACACATTCACACTGGggagaagccgtacagctgtgatcaatgtggggcagctttcacacgACAGAGTAACCTAAAAACCCATCAACGCCTTCACACTGGAAAGAATCtacacagctgtgatcaatgtggggcagctttcataCGACAGAGTCACCTAAAAAaccatcaacgcattcacactggagagaggccatacagctgtgatcaatgtggggcagctttcacacaacAGGGTGACCTAAAAAaccatcaacgcattcacactggagataaaccttacagctgtgatcaatgtgggaaaactttttcTCTTAGTAGTAGCCTTAAAAGACACCAGCttattcacactggagagaagccgtattGCTGTGAACAGTGTGTGTCAACCTTTTCTCAGAGTAGTCACCTTAAAAGacaccagcgcattcacactgcctcgtag